A genome region from Anopheles stephensi strain Indian chromosome 2, UCI_ANSTEP_V1.0, whole genome shotgun sequence includes the following:
- the LOC118506055 gene encoding uncharacterized protein LOC118506055 codes for MVALSVLLVVCAVASSKAYTIIGKDAVSNVNIQPFEDKFAYGFQVSRVNDQFQHKYKSPENVTFGCYGYTQPPPVGGELRIYYVADQFGYRTVNVGQTIVIFPQPGKKAVEKQWHDLPFPAACGGTVVDGIPDESKTDYVTLIPPTKPVTPKNDNECWRPTVSTGGPSFIKSIQCDACEKSNGGMVTLFYPFRVACSEMEKFEQLVAQLAAKFDKAL; via the exons ATGGTTGCCTTGTCGGTTCTG CTTGTCGTGTGCGCTGTGGCAAGCTCGAAAGCCTATACCATAATCGGTAAGGATGCTGTTTCGAATGTCAACATACAACCTTTCGAAG ACAAGTTTGCATACGGCTTTCAAGTGAGCAGAGTAAACGATCAGTTCCAGCACAAGTACAAGAGTCCGGAAAATGTGACCTTCGGATGCTACGGCTATACCCAACCACCGCCAGTTGGTGGTGAGCTTCGAATCTACTACGTGGccgatcagttcggctaccGTACCGTCAACGTTGGCCAAACAATCGTCATCTTTCCGCAGCCTGGAAAGAAAGCGGTCGAGAAACAATGGCACGATCTTCCATTCCCAGCTGCTTGCGGCGGAACAGTCGTCGACGGTATCCCGGACGAATCCAAAACAGATTACGTGACTTTGATCCCTCCCACGAAACCGGTTACCCCTAAAAACGATAATGAATGCTGGCGTCCAACCGTTAGCACGGGAGGACCGTCATTCATCAAAAGCATACAGTGCGATGCATGCGAGAAGTCTAATGGTGGAATGGTCACACTATTCTATCCGTTCCGTGTTGCATGCAGTGAGATGGAAAAGTTTGAGCAGCTCGTGGCACAACTAGCTGCCAAATTTGACAAAGCATTGTAA